From the genome of Geothrix sp. 21YS21S-4, one region includes:
- a CDS encoding OmpA family protein encodes MKNLIVLSCLAALPLSADPAPPLERFGWAQVQGAFLSQENSACVKDATGFGLGIGHWVSPRWGWELSYLNARLEREGNLWKAKEDHLDATALFRPFLATGRWIPFLRAGAGASRLESPLSLTDRATTRLNLMAGVGTQVLFGSQGLGSLEVRAVTVETSTRRQEFQALVGFGVRWGAPVAVAAAVVPAAPPTPEPAPAPAPEPVVAPAPPPAPEPAPVVPAPALVVAPEPAPLPAKIILGDAVLHFPNNGDALGVEAEGAIQAVAKQLKAYPGDYTLVVTGHTSSLGSKAHNKTLSLRRAKSVAKILVASGIPAAKITTEGVGPDQPVADNATREGQSRNRRVEIEVKTPQPVEKIRLETGVVDAPAARP; translated from the coding sequence ATGAAGAACCTGATTGTCCTGTCCTGTCTCGCCGCTCTGCCGCTGTCGGCGGACCCGGCCCCGCCGCTGGAGCGCTTCGGCTGGGCACAGGTCCAGGGGGCCTTCCTCTCCCAGGAGAACTCGGCCTGCGTCAAGGACGCCACTGGCTTCGGCCTCGGCATCGGCCACTGGGTCTCTCCCCGCTGGGGATGGGAACTCAGCTACCTGAACGCCCGGCTGGAGCGGGAAGGCAACCTGTGGAAGGCCAAGGAGGATCACCTCGACGCCACGGCCCTCTTCCGGCCCTTCCTGGCGACGGGTCGCTGGATTCCCTTCCTGCGGGCGGGGGCCGGTGCTTCCCGCTTGGAAAGTCCTCTGTCCCTGACGGATCGTGCCACCACCCGGCTGAACCTGATGGCCGGCGTGGGGACCCAGGTCCTGTTCGGCTCCCAGGGACTCGGCAGCCTCGAAGTGCGCGCCGTGACGGTGGAGACTTCCACCCGCCGCCAGGAATTCCAGGCACTGGTGGGATTCGGCGTGCGGTGGGGCGCCCCCGTTGCCGTGGCGGCTGCGGTGGTGCCTGCGGCTCCGCCCACTCCTGAGCCCGCTCCGGCCCCCGCGCCGGAACCGGTCGTGGCTCCCGCGCCTCCGCCGGCTCCCGAGCCCGCTCCCGTGGTGCCTGCCCCTGCGCTGGTGGTCGCCCCCGAACCCGCGCCCCTGCCCGCGAAGATCATCCTCGGGGACGCGGTGCTCCACTTCCCCAACAACGGCGATGCCCTGGGAGTGGAAGCCGAGGGCGCCATCCAGGCGGTGGCGAAGCAGCTCAAAGCCTATCCCGGCGACTACACCCTGGTAGTGACGGGCCACACGTCCAGCCTGGGGAGCAAGGCCCACAACAAGACTCTCTCCCTCCGCCGCGCCAAGTCCGTGGCCAAGATTCTGGTGGCGTCGGGCATCCCCGCCGCGAAGATCACCACCGAGGGCGTGGGCCCCGACCAGCCGGTGGCGGACAACGCCACGCGCGAAGGTCAGAGCCGCAATCGCCGCGTGGAGATCGAGGTCAAGACGCCCCAGCCCGTGGAGAAGATCCGCCTGGAAACGGGCGTGGTCGATGCCCCCGCAGCCCGTCCCTGA
- a CDS encoding putative Ig domain-containing protein, translated as MRFPAKPLQLTLALALSASVVGSLGCTSSSWCADCDKATPIMGLNYQPTNTYGTGTAIAVNPPNPSGGTPALYEVVSGTLPPGLTLDPATGRITGTPTAPGVYAITIRATNGANVATQTIEIVVASSLPLVVEYPTPQTFPAAAAIDPQAPILVEGTPGISTSYAVTGGTLPAGLMLNADGSITGTPTAPGIYSFTVTATNGARTASETLAYTITPAGSLGLAYGTPRTFLVGTAVPTQPATLINQTPGITSSYAVTSGSFPAGLTLNPSTGDITGTPSAIGSYTFVVTATNGSRSIQSSVTYIVTPTVAVTLSYPTPRTFIAATAISAQAPTLTNLTPGVVTTFVVSGGTLPAGLTLNADGTISGTPTTPGVSTFSVTATNGARTAVSSQTYIVTSASAMTVSYPSPQTFVAGTAISGQAPTLGNVTPGLTTTYALTSGTLPAGLTLNADGTITGTPTTSGVYSFTVTATNGARTAAITPSYIVTPAAPLTVDYGTPGPFTAGGPISLPAPAVTNPTPGLTTTYAVTSGTLPPGVTLNADGTLTGTPTTPGVYNFTVTATNGGRTATSTLSFVVPPAAALTVGYTTPQTFTAGTPITAQSPSVANETPGVTTTYAVTSGALPAGLTLNADGTLTGTATAAGVYAFTIMATNGTRTATASPTYIVTPAAALAASYSTPQTFTAGTLITGQIPSVANETPGLTTTYALTGGALPAGLTLNADGSITGTPTVPGVYSFAVTATNGARTALASSSYTVTPAAALTVSYTTPQTFPANTMIAAQSPTIGNATPGVSTTYAVTSGTLPTGLTLNADGTITGIPTAPGTYAFTVTATNGTRTATGNASYTINVAAPTSVNYATPVTYTSGFAIPQNSPSPSGGTPSSYTVGGGSLPPGLTLDPNTGVISGTPTASGSFSVTINATNTAGGVNQTLSITVLQAMSASFSANPSLVSVGQSSSLTPLFSGGTGTVDQSIGAVTSGGGIPTGVYSGTGTYTYTLTVVNSAGATLTRTAVVTVVNAPVNSVDINVPSGGTTTTVNNPSDPLNGLTVTVPNQGSAVCNPTTLTVTREVGQSLPGSLATGVIAVSDPWTFSSTVGYPFRIPITVTLPYDNSSLSGSDLPVPFYWDPAYAKWVSTGFKSIDTTNHLVTFTTLLPGQYAVLAIPGLSGALSTQSLGFANGTDSWFQPNQGVFDIPGSAGLGMSSFASWYFNFKKSSNGNAGLFSQFLQGVANSAADDVNARALISRLGNGTLESWNQLWTQGAYSLTNVQTGLALITGLRVTGQPQIFFMSEARPATDNAMATLITGYDLSTNKFGVLDPNYPGMPLTITWNSGTGAFTSYDRAAGYVPTFTQYAFDGQTSIHRLSDYERVFNGTNEGWTNPPYATIAVADVSAVTTPTSGTYSVPSASNVTVSGSVTNGDINASHIYWSQNGGAKTPVALSSGAFSFTIPALADPYGTRISLETTANPCDPTFASTGYTEFNAKETGRTPWFPNICFESGSTNPWTLQQGGNSGIGYPASVSWNPSGDLNNYAISWTGGSVDSAIVNVGNDANVPSISQVYDGTSAFRVNNAATGAHISRLYQTITVPMDVSWPKLSFFWAAVMQNAGHSADQQPFVDILVEDMSVTSGGIPEVVYYKHFYANDPSYPGWIPGNGAGATQWYGINWQQVTLANLIARKGHNLRILIMAADCNQGGHGGYAYLDGVSCN; from the coding sequence ATGCGTTTTCCCGCCAAACCCCTGCAGCTGACTCTCGCTTTGGCCCTTTCCGCTTCGGTGGTGGGATCCCTCGGCTGCACGAGCAGCTCGTGGTGCGCCGACTGCGACAAGGCGACCCCCATCATGGGGCTGAATTATCAGCCCACCAATACCTACGGAACGGGCACGGCCATCGCCGTGAATCCGCCCAATCCCTCCGGGGGAACGCCGGCGCTCTATGAAGTGGTGTCGGGAACCCTTCCCCCCGGTCTGACGCTGGACCCGGCCACGGGCCGGATCACCGGCACCCCGACCGCGCCCGGCGTCTACGCCATCACCATCCGGGCGACCAACGGTGCCAACGTCGCCACCCAGACCATCGAGATCGTCGTCGCGTCTTCGCTGCCGCTGGTCGTGGAATATCCCACGCCCCAGACCTTCCCCGCCGCAGCGGCGATCGATCCCCAGGCCCCGATCCTGGTGGAGGGGACGCCTGGCATCAGCACGTCCTACGCCGTGACGGGGGGGACCCTGCCCGCGGGTCTCATGCTGAACGCGGATGGCAGCATCACGGGAACGCCCACCGCTCCCGGCATCTATTCCTTCACTGTGACAGCCACCAACGGGGCCCGCACGGCTTCGGAGACGCTCGCCTATACCATTACCCCCGCCGGCAGCCTGGGTCTCGCCTATGGGACGCCCCGCACCTTCCTCGTGGGGACCGCGGTGCCCACCCAGCCCGCCACCCTGATCAATCAGACTCCCGGGATCACCAGCAGCTATGCCGTCACTTCGGGCAGCTTCCCGGCGGGACTCACGCTCAACCCCTCCACCGGCGACATCACCGGAACGCCCAGCGCCATCGGCTCCTATACCTTCGTGGTGACGGCGACCAACGGCAGCCGCTCCATCCAGTCGAGCGTCACCTACATCGTGACTCCGACCGTCGCCGTCACGCTGAGCTATCCCACTCCGCGGACCTTCATCGCCGCCACGGCCATCTCCGCCCAGGCGCCGACCCTCACCAACCTCACCCCGGGTGTCGTCACCACCTTCGTGGTATCGGGCGGCACCTTGCCCGCTGGACTGACGCTGAATGCCGACGGCACCATCAGCGGCACGCCGACCACGCCGGGCGTGTCCACCTTCAGCGTGACCGCCACCAACGGGGCCCGGACTGCGGTTTCCAGCCAGACCTACATCGTGACCTCCGCATCCGCGATGACCGTGAGCTATCCCTCGCCCCAGACCTTCGTCGCCGGGACGGCCATTTCCGGTCAGGCGCCCACCCTGGGCAATGTCACCCCCGGACTCACCACCACGTATGCATTGACCTCCGGCACGCTGCCTGCGGGCCTGACGCTCAATGCCGACGGCACCATCACCGGCACGCCCACCACTTCCGGCGTCTACAGCTTCACCGTGACCGCCACGAACGGCGCCCGGACGGCCGCCATCACTCCGAGTTACATCGTCACTCCCGCCGCGCCTCTGACGGTGGACTACGGCACCCCTGGCCCCTTCACGGCCGGCGGACCCATCAGCCTCCCAGCGCCCGCCGTGACCAACCCCACTCCCGGACTGACCACGACCTACGCCGTGACCTCGGGCACCCTGCCTCCGGGAGTTACGCTGAACGCCGACGGCACCCTCACCGGAACGCCCACCACCCCCGGCGTCTACAACTTCACCGTGACCGCCACCAATGGAGGCCGAACGGCGACTTCGACGCTGAGCTTCGTGGTGCCTCCTGCGGCGGCTCTGACGGTGGGCTACACCACGCCCCAGACCTTCACGGCCGGAACCCCCATCACCGCCCAGAGCCCCAGCGTCGCCAATGAGACGCCGGGAGTGACCACCACGTATGCAGTGACCTCCGGGGCTCTGCCGGCCGGGTTGACGCTCAACGCCGATGGCACCCTCACGGGAACCGCGACGGCAGCCGGCGTCTACGCCTTTACCATCATGGCGACCAACGGGACCCGCACCGCCACCGCCAGCCCCACCTATATCGTGACCCCTGCAGCGGCTCTTGCTGCAAGTTATTCCACGCCTCAGACCTTCACGGCGGGAACGCTCATCACGGGGCAGATTCCCAGCGTCGCCAATGAAACTCCCGGCCTGACCACCACCTATGCGCTGACTGGCGGGGCTCTGCCCGCAGGGCTGACGCTGAATGCCGACGGGAGCATCACGGGGACGCCCACGGTTCCCGGCGTCTACAGCTTCGCCGTGACCGCCACCAATGGCGCTCGGACAGCCCTCGCTTCCTCGAGCTACACCGTCACGCCCGCCGCGGCATTGACGGTCAGCTACACCACGCCCCAGACCTTCCCCGCCAACACCATGATCGCCGCCCAGTCGCCCACCATCGGCAACGCCACACCCGGCGTCAGCACCACCTATGCGGTGACCAGCGGTACCCTCCCGACCGGCCTGACCCTGAATGCCGACGGCACCATCACGGGGATCCCCACTGCGCCGGGTACCTACGCTTTCACTGTGACCGCGACCAACGGAACGCGCACGGCGACGGGCAATGCGAGCTACACCATCAATGTGGCGGCTCCCACCTCCGTGAATTACGCCACTCCCGTCACGTATACCTCCGGATTCGCCATTCCGCAGAATTCCCCTTCGCCTTCGGGCGGAACGCCCAGCAGCTATACGGTGGGGGGCGGCAGTCTTCCGCCGGGGTTGACCCTCGATCCCAATACGGGCGTCATCAGCGGGACTCCCACGGCGTCGGGTTCCTTCTCGGTCACCATCAATGCCACCAATACGGCCGGCGGCGTGAACCAGACCTTGTCCATCACCGTGCTCCAGGCGATGTCGGCTTCGTTCTCCGCGAACCCCTCCCTCGTGTCGGTGGGCCAGTCCTCCTCCCTCACGCCGCTTTTCTCCGGCGGAACCGGGACGGTGGATCAGAGCATCGGTGCAGTCACGTCCGGCGGTGGTATTCCCACCGGCGTCTATTCCGGCACCGGCACCTACACCTACACGCTGACGGTGGTGAATTCCGCGGGCGCCACGCTGACCCGCACGGCCGTCGTCACGGTGGTGAACGCTCCAGTGAATTCCGTCGACATCAACGTCCCCAGTGGGGGAACCACTACCACCGTCAACAACCCCAGTGATCCTCTCAATGGCCTCACCGTGACCGTGCCCAACCAGGGCTCGGCGGTATGCAATCCCACCACCCTCACCGTCACCCGCGAGGTCGGCCAGTCGCTTCCCGGGTCGCTCGCCACGGGCGTGATCGCCGTGTCCGATCCCTGGACCTTCAGCAGCACGGTCGGCTATCCCTTCCGGATTCCCATCACCGTCACGCTGCCCTACGACAACAGCTCCCTTTCGGGCAGCGACCTCCCCGTGCCCTTCTATTGGGACCCTGCCTACGCCAAGTGGGTGTCCACGGGCTTCAAGTCCATCGATACCACCAACCACCTCGTGACTTTCACGACCCTCCTGCCCGGTCAGTACGCGGTTCTCGCCATTCCCGGCCTCAGCGGTGCCCTCTCCACCCAGAGCCTCGGCTTCGCCAACGGGACGGACAGCTGGTTCCAGCCCAACCAGGGTGTCTTTGACATCCCCGGCAGCGCGGGCCTTGGCATGAGCTCCTTCGCCTCCTGGTATTTCAACTTCAAGAAGAGCTCCAACGGGAACGCCGGACTCTTCTCGCAGTTCCTCCAGGGCGTTGCGAATTCCGCGGCGGACGACGTCAACGCCCGCGCCCTCATCAGCCGCCTGGGCAATGGCACCCTGGAGAGTTGGAACCAGCTCTGGACGCAGGGCGCCTATTCCCTCACCAACGTCCAGACCGGCCTGGCGCTCATCACCGGCCTGCGGGTCACCGGTCAGCCCCAGATCTTCTTCATGAGCGAAGCCCGTCCCGCGACGGACAACGCCATGGCCACCCTCATCACCGGTTATGACCTTTCCACGAACAAGTTCGGGGTGCTCGATCCCAACTATCCCGGAATGCCCCTCACCATCACCTGGAACAGCGGCACGGGAGCCTTCACTTCCTACGATCGCGCCGCCGGTTACGTGCCCACCTTCACTCAGTACGCTTTCGATGGCCAGACCAGCATCCACCGCCTGTCCGACTATGAGCGGGTGTTCAACGGCACCAACGAAGGCTGGACGAACCCGCCCTACGCCACCATCGCCGTCGCGGACGTCTCCGCGGTGACGACGCCCACCAGCGGTACCTACAGTGTTCCGAGTGCCTCCAACGTGACGGTCAGCGGTTCGGTCACCAACGGGGACATTAACGCGAGCCACATCTACTGGAGCCAGAACGGCGGCGCCAAGACTCCGGTCGCACTTTCCTCCGGGGCCTTCAGCTTCACGATTCCCGCATTGGCGGATCCCTACGGCACCCGCATCTCCCTGGAGACCACGGCCAATCCCTGCGATCCCACCTTCGCGTCGACGGGCTATACGGAGTTCAATGCGAAGGAGACGGGACGGACGCCCTGGTTCCCCAACATCTGCTTTGAATCAGGATCCACCAATCCCTGGACTCTTCAGCAGGGTGGGAACTCTGGTATAGGCTATCCCGCTTCGGTGTCGTGGAATCCTTCCGGCGATCTCAACAACTATGCGATCAGTTGGACTGGTGGCAGCGTCGATAGCGCCATTGTGAACGTAGGCAATGACGCCAATGTGCCCTCCATCTCGCAGGTCTACGACGGCACCAGTGCGTTCCGTGTGAACAACGCGGCGACGGGGGCCCACATCAGCCGCCTCTATCAGACGATCACCGTGCCCATGGACGTGAGTTGGCCCAAGCTCAGCTTCTTCTGGGCCGCCGTCATGCAGAATGCGGGACACAGTGCCGACCAGCAGCCCTTCGTGGACATCCTGGTGGAGGACATGAGTGTCACCAGTGGGGGCATTCCTGAAGTGGTCTACTACAAGCACTTCTATGCCAATGATCCCAGCTATCCGGGATGGATTCCCGGGAACGGTGCCGGCGCCACGCAGTGGTATGGCATCAACTGGCAGCAAGTCACCCTGGCCAACCTCATCGCTCGGAAGGGACACAACCTCCGAATTCTCATCATGGCGGCTGACTGCAACCAGGGCGGCCACGGCGGCTATGCCTACCTCGACGGCGTGAGCTGCAACTGA
- a CDS encoding transglutaminase-like domain-containing protein: MLRRVLPFLLGAVLLAGAEDPFEPPPELAAYTRQRTLGQQGNAGKVAVLLRSFFAPKEEGGLGIEYDNAYTRTPRETWRDRKANCLSLTALYVAACRSIGLEARYGESLRISRWRRVGSTVRYERHVVAVVAGGTIGQELVADFLPEVRKGAQLIAYLEPRRVEALFYSNRAVELLAESKPEEALQAAHRSIEVDPGLGVGWNILGVVQRTQGTDAEAEASFRKALEADPRDGAPCGNLESLMRAQGRDAEAQTFREQGLEIRKRDPFFNAFLAEEALGDEHWAEADKRIRQAIRLLPQEPEFYLVQARIHLAQGQTKDAIKALEKARKWSLPDMQSRFDSKLALLKNLKPA, from the coding sequence GTGCTCCGTCGCGTCCTTCCTTTCCTCCTCGGCGCCGTCCTGCTGGCGGGGGCGGAAGATCCCTTCGAGCCGCCGCCCGAGCTGGCGGCCTACACCCGCCAGCGGACCTTGGGGCAGCAGGGGAACGCCGGGAAAGTCGCGGTCCTGCTGCGGTCCTTCTTCGCCCCGAAGGAAGAAGGCGGACTGGGCATCGAATACGACAACGCCTATACCCGCACGCCGCGGGAGACCTGGCGGGACCGCAAGGCCAACTGCCTCAGCCTGACGGCCCTTTACGTGGCGGCCTGCCGGTCCATCGGGCTGGAGGCCCGCTACGGCGAGTCCCTGCGGATCAGTCGTTGGCGCCGGGTCGGAAGCACCGTCCGCTACGAGCGCCACGTGGTCGCCGTCGTGGCGGGGGGCACCATCGGGCAGGAGCTGGTGGCGGATTTCCTGCCGGAGGTGCGGAAAGGGGCGCAGCTCATCGCGTACCTGGAGCCCAGGCGCGTGGAGGCGCTCTTCTACAGCAACCGCGCAGTGGAGCTCCTGGCGGAGAGCAAGCCCGAGGAGGCCCTTCAGGCGGCGCATCGGTCCATCGAGGTGGATCCCGGGCTGGGAGTGGGCTGGAACATCCTGGGCGTGGTCCAGCGCACCCAGGGGACCGATGCCGAAGCCGAAGCCTCCTTCCGGAAGGCGCTGGAGGCCGATCCCCGGGATGGCGCTCCCTGCGGGAATCTGGAGAGCCTGATGCGGGCCCAGGGGCGGGATGCGGAGGCGCAGACCTTCCGGGAGCAGGGACTGGAGATCCGCAAGCGCGATCCCTTCTTCAATGCCTTCCTGGCCGAGGAAGCGCTGGGGGACGAACACTGGGCCGAGGCCGACAAGCGCATCCGGCAGGCCATCCGCCTGCTTCCGCAGGAGCCCGAGTTCTACCTGGTCCAGGCCCGGATCCACCTGGCCCAGGGCCAGACCAAGGACGCCATCAAGGCCCTGGAGAAGGCGCGGAAGTGGTCGCTGCCGGACATGCAGTCCCGCTTCGACAGCAAGCTGGCGTTGCTCAAGAACCTGAAGCCGGCCTAA
- a CDS encoding response regulator transcription factor, with translation MMTSREPQPDISRPTPDQELSVVVCEDHALTRHHLVAGLGTYRIRVHGVPDGAALTAYLASHDPDILILDIGLPGEDGYSIAARLHRERPHLGIVMLTARDQMDDRIQGLDCGADLYFTKPVDLRELVSAMGGLQRRLRLNRSAPASADWQLDVLRSALRTPSGASVALTDNELRFLAPLFQEPGTVIPRERLSRALEQVPDMYAMRRMETMLSRLRAKVRKASPDVPLPIQARHGQGYAFVGEVPEACETAR, from the coding sequence ATGATGACCTCCCGCGAACCTCAACCCGATATCTCCCGCCCCACTCCGGACCAGGAGCTGTCCGTGGTGGTCTGCGAGGACCACGCCCTCACCCGCCATCACCTGGTGGCGGGACTGGGGACCTATCGCATCCGGGTCCACGGCGTGCCCGATGGCGCGGCGCTCACGGCCTATCTGGCCTCGCACGACCCCGACATCCTCATCCTGGACATCGGCCTTCCCGGCGAAGACGGCTATTCCATCGCGGCCCGCCTCCATCGGGAGCGCCCTCATCTCGGGATCGTGATGCTCACCGCCCGGGACCAGATGGACGACCGGATCCAGGGCCTGGACTGCGGCGCCGATCTCTACTTTACCAAGCCGGTGGACCTGCGCGAACTGGTCTCGGCCATGGGGGGCCTCCAGCGGCGGCTCCGATTGAATCGATCGGCCCCGGCCTCTGCCGACTGGCAGCTCGACGTCCTGCGATCCGCCCTGCGGACGCCTTCGGGAGCCAGCGTGGCGCTCACCGACAACGAACTCCGCTTTCTGGCCCCTCTCTTCCAGGAACCGGGAACCGTCATCCCGCGGGAGCGGCTGTCCCGGGCGCTGGAGCAGGTTCCGGACATGTACGCCATGCGCCGGATGGAAACCATGCTCAGTCGCCTCCGCGCCAAAGTCCGGAAGGCCAGCCCCGACGTCCCCCTTCCGATCCAGGCCCGGCACGGCCAAGGCTATGCCTTCGTCGGGGAAGTTCCGGAAGCCTGCGAAACCGCCCGATAG
- a CDS encoding DinB family protein, translating to MFRRVDDFKTIWQQEADKTLAVFAAIPDAAAHQAVDPQHRDLRRMAWHLVETVLELPQNLGLKVKGPVELGSDGFIAPPPPTMAEIIAAYRAVSDSLLDHLGSWSNTELGRNFTLYGETWTGAFALFVLVTHQTHHRGQMTVLMRQAGLRVPGLYGPAKEDWAGFGMEAPRV from the coding sequence ATGTTCCGTCGCGTGGACGACTTCAAGACCATCTGGCAGCAGGAGGCCGACAAGACCCTGGCGGTTTTCGCGGCCATTCCCGACGCCGCCGCCCACCAGGCAGTGGATCCCCAGCACCGCGACCTGCGGCGGATGGCGTGGCACCTGGTGGAGACGGTCCTGGAACTTCCGCAAAACCTGGGACTCAAGGTCAAGGGTCCCGTGGAACTGGGTTCTGACGGGTTCATCGCCCCGCCTCCGCCGACCATGGCCGAGATCATCGCAGCCTACCGCGCGGTGAGCGATTCCCTGCTCGATCATCTGGGAAGCTGGAGCAACACCGAACTGGGGCGGAACTTCACCCTCTACGGCGAAACCTGGACCGGGGCCTTCGCGCTGTTCGTCCTCGTCACCCACCAGACCCACCACCGCGGCCAGATGACCGTCCTGATGCGGCAGGCGGGCCTCCGCGTGCCGGGCCTCTACGGCCCCGCCAAGGAGGATTGGGCCGGATTCGGGATGGAGGCTCCGCGGGTCTGA
- a CDS encoding alpha/beta fold hydrolase has protein sequence MLFRALVLCCTALCLDAAVPSFRKVGQGPGVLLIHGFGGNKEVWAGVTGELARDHTVLSVDLPGSGGTPGPAVTDGRADMGAIAKDLAALVRKKGLVPCLVVGHSMGGPLAARAALDDPSAFRGVLLVDSFLGAVPEAYMEPLAVALAKDPAPALTAFFGRMTAGPAQTQRLVAEAQLVPTPALQAYLRAMTRDPLASRQAQLRLPVLHLAAGPREADPAKEAETLAQYGFKGLPTFRAIHVPSARHWIMWDAPESFLTALRAFEAGLGR, from the coding sequence GTGCTGTTCCGTGCGCTTGTGCTGTGCTGCACCGCTCTGTGCCTGGATGCCGCCGTCCCGTCGTTCCGAAAGGTCGGCCAGGGTCCCGGTGTCCTGCTGATCCACGGCTTCGGAGGGAACAAGGAGGTCTGGGCGGGGGTGACCGGCGAGTTGGCTCGGGATCACACGGTTCTGAGCGTCGACCTTCCGGGAAGCGGCGGAACGCCCGGACCCGCAGTGACGGACGGTCGCGCGGACATGGGGGCGATCGCGAAGGACCTGGCCGCCCTGGTCCGCAAGAAAGGGCTCGTGCCGTGCCTGGTGGTGGGGCACTCCATGGGAGGCCCCCTCGCGGCCCGCGCCGCCCTCGACGATCCCAGCGCCTTCCGCGGCGTGCTGCTGGTGGATAGCTTCCTCGGCGCCGTCCCGGAGGCCTACATGGAACCGCTCGCCGTGGCGCTGGCGAAGGATCCCGCCCCGGCCCTGACGGCCTTCTTCGGCCGCATGACCGCCGGTCCCGCCCAGACCCAGCGCCTCGTGGCCGAGGCCCAGCTGGTGCCCACGCCGGCCCTCCAGGCCTACCTGCGGGCCATGACCCGGGATCCCCTCGCCTCGCGCCAAGCCCAGCTGCGCTTGCCCGTGCTCCACCTGGCGGCGGGCCCCCGGGAGGCCGATCCGGCCAAAGAGGCGGAAACCCTCGCCCAATATGGATTCAAGGGCCTGCCAACCTTCCGGGCGATCCATGTCCCCTCTGCCAGGCACTGGATCATGTGGGATGCGCCCGAATCCTTCCTGACGGCTCTCAGGGCCTTCGAGGCGGGGCTGGGACGCTGA
- a CDS encoding formyltransferase family protein: protein MPKPTAVVCAYSSVGTAALEGLLEAGVDVKALYTYAQGPDEQWFTPPAAVAEAHGIPIHMAPSFNEEAVFQAIRGLRPDFLFSFYFREMIQARFLDVPRLGAYNLHGSLLPRYRGRAPLNWVLVKGEAETGVTLHAMTPKPDDGHIVAQAHLPIEWDETALSLTLKAAEAGRKLVREALPGLVDGSTSLVDQRTLGPSSYFGGRKPADSRLDFAMTVQEAFDQIRAVADPWPNAFLETPDGTVRIAWALPAVASCPSGHFRSDGEGVLVGFSDGALRLHALRADGVRTDRPSEHVAILRNLRLPEA from the coding sequence ATGCCGAAGCCAACCGCCGTCGTCTGCGCCTATTCCAGCGTCGGGACCGCCGCGCTCGAGGGCCTGCTGGAGGCCGGCGTCGACGTGAAGGCCCTCTATACCTATGCCCAGGGACCCGACGAACAGTGGTTCACGCCCCCCGCCGCGGTGGCCGAAGCCCACGGCATCCCCATCCACATGGCGCCCTCCTTCAATGAGGAGGCCGTCTTCCAGGCCATCCGCGGGCTGCGGCCCGACTTCCTGTTCAGCTTCTACTTCCGGGAGATGATCCAGGCCCGGTTCCTGGACGTGCCGCGACTGGGCGCCTACAACCTGCACGGCAGCCTGCTTCCCCGCTACCGGGGGCGGGCTCCCTTGAACTGGGTGCTGGTGAAAGGGGAGGCCGAAACCGGCGTCACGCTCCACGCCATGACGCCCAAGCCCGACGACGGCCACATCGTCGCCCAGGCCCACCTGCCCATCGAGTGGGACGAAACGGCCCTCAGCCTCACCCTGAAAGCCGCGGAAGCCGGCCGAAAGCTGGTGCGCGAGGCCCTTCCGGGCCTGGTGGACGGCTCCACGTCTCTCGTCGACCAGAGGACCCTCGGCCCCTCCAGCTATTTCGGAGGGCGGAAGCCCGCGGATTCCCGGCTCGACTTCGCCATGACCGTCCAGGAGGCCTTCGACCAGATCCGGGCCGTGGCCGATCCTTGGCCTAATGCCTTCCTGGAGACCCCCGACGGCACCGTCCGGATCGCCTGGGCCCTGCCCGCCGTTGCGTCCTGCCCCTCCGGCCATTTCCGAAGCGATGGCGAGGGCGTGCTGGTGGGCTTCTCCGACGGCGCCCTCAGGCTCCACGCCCTCCGGGCCGACGGCGTGAGGACGGATCGCCCGAGCGAGCACGTCGCGATTCTGCGGAACCTCAGGCTTCCGGAGGCCTAA